Proteins co-encoded in one Nonlabens agnitus genomic window:
- a CDS encoding response regulator → MEKTLVRKVCIIDDDRLYVSLVTMMIKKNSFANELLVFQNGREALDYFKNAIDDPNEILPSIILLDLNMPIMNGWEFLKEIQPYADKMLERDIKLNIVSSTINPEEVNRAENHDIVHNFITKPISKEAIVEAFLN, encoded by the coding sequence ATGGAAAAAACGTTAGTACGCAAGGTCTGTATTATTGATGATGATCGCCTCTATGTGAGTTTAGTAACGATGATGATCAAAAAGAACTCCTTTGCTAACGAGTTGTTGGTTTTTCAAAACGGTCGCGAGGCTCTCGATTATTTTAAAAATGCCATCGACGACCCTAATGAGATCTTACCAAGTATTATTCTCTTAGACCTCAATATGCCTATCATGAATGGTTGGGAGTTTTTAAAGGAAATTCAGCCTTATGCAGACAAGATGTTAGAGCGTGATATAAAATTGAACATTGTGAGTTCTACTATAAATCCAGAAGAGGTCAATCGCGCTGAAAATCACGATATCGTGCACAACTTTATCACAAAGCCAATATCTAAAGAGGCCATTGTTGAGGCCTTCCTTAACTAA
- a CDS encoding 5-formyltetrahydrofolate cyclo-ligase has translation MKSKRSLRKEYQDKREQLTDDDIHKLSLDIANNILELDIWGYKNFHLFLPIENKKEVQTEYIMQVLQGRDKNIVLSRSDFKTMEMRHFLLTDQTVIKKNNYGIPEPEGDDFEVDPKQLDVIFVPLLAVDHNGSRIGYGKGFYDRFLHLCRPNALKIGVSFFEPLDEKIPIDQNDVSIDQLVTPNSVSVF, from the coding sequence ATGAAAAGCAAAAGAAGCCTTCGTAAAGAATATCAAGATAAACGAGAACAGCTAACGGATGATGATATTCACAAGCTTAGTCTAGATATTGCAAATAATATCTTGGAGCTGGATATCTGGGGTTATAAAAATTTTCATTTGTTTCTACCTATAGAAAACAAAAAGGAAGTGCAGACAGAATATATTATGCAGGTGCTTCAAGGTAGAGATAAAAATATAGTCTTATCCAGAAGCGATTTTAAAACCATGGAAATGAGGCACTTCCTGCTGACAGATCAAACGGTTATTAAAAAAAACAATTATGGTATTCCAGAACCAGAAGGAGACGATTTTGAAGTAGATCCGAAACAATTGGACGTGATCTTCGTACCTCTTCTTGCAGTAGATCATAACGGATCCAGAATAGGCTACGGTAAAGGTTTTTACGATAGGTTTTTACATCTATGTCGGCCAAATGCATTAAAAATTGGTGTTTCGTTTTTTGAGCCGCTAGACGAAAAAATTCCTATTGATCAAAATGATGTTTCTATAGATCAACTAGTTACACCTAATTCGGTCTCCGTCTTTTAA
- a CDS encoding ATP-binding protein, whose translation MLDNPDYFKSSLEDKAYFLEEVAAATKTGVYAINFKENQFFIDAIGRSILDIPDALNPTISEASKLFFEKQDFKDLLETCLAGEFLEADIQMISCNKEKIWMRFTGKPKYNNNHEIVGIRGIFTSIDKYVREREEVVRHSKVIEAQNERLLHFAHIVSHNLRSHSSNLELTLELFNDIKHDDRSSVFYSYLEEVSLNLSATLKHLNQVVTLNSQATNRTVVKIDEIVNQVLEIYKTELHRILAEVEINVDQLNSIEYVPAFLHGILVTLVSNAIENRSQARSLKISISTKISKDKKLLVVRDNGSGMDLTGVGSSLFKVHHKEHPDGKTKGLGLFLAKNQVEAMGGDIVVKSKKDQGATFTIKL comes from the coding sequence ATGTTGGATAATCCTGATTATTTCAAATCCAGCCTTGAAGACAAGGCCTATTTTCTAGAAGAAGTTGCTGCAGCCACTAAAACTGGGGTATATGCAATTAATTTTAAAGAGAACCAATTCTTTATTGACGCTATAGGAAGATCTATTCTTGATATTCCAGATGCGCTAAACCCAACCATTTCAGAAGCTTCAAAGCTGTTTTTTGAAAAGCAAGATTTTAAAGATTTATTAGAGACTTGTCTAGCGGGAGAATTTTTAGAAGCTGATATTCAGATGATATCCTGTAACAAGGAAAAAATTTGGATGCGATTTACAGGTAAACCCAAGTATAACAACAATCATGAAATAGTAGGTATTAGGGGAATATTCACCAGTATTGATAAATACGTAAGAGAGCGTGAAGAAGTCGTTAGGCACAGTAAGGTGATTGAAGCGCAGAATGAGAGACTATTGCATTTTGCCCATATTGTATCTCATAATTTAAGATCTCACAGTAGCAATCTAGAACTAACATTGGAACTCTTTAACGATATAAAACATGACGACAGGTCCTCTGTATTTTATTCTTATCTAGAAGAAGTTTCCCTTAACCTAAGTGCTACCTTAAAGCATTTGAATCAGGTTGTTACTTTAAATTCCCAAGCTACCAATAGAACCGTAGTCAAGATTGACGAAATCGTGAATCAAGTGCTGGAAATCTATAAAACGGAATTACATCGAATTCTAGCTGAGGTAGAAATAAACGTTGATCAACTTAACTCTATTGAATATGTACCTGCTTTTTTACACGGTATCTTGGTAACGCTCGTCTCTAATGCGATCGAAAATCGTTCTCAGGCACGATCATTGAAAATTAGTATTTCCACAAAAATTTCTAAAGACAAAAAATTACTTGTCGTTCGCGATAATGGATCAGGAATGGATTTGACCGGCGTTGGCTCAAGTCTTTTTAAAGTACATCATAAAGAGCATCCAGATGGTAAGACCAAAGGATTGGGCTTATTCTTGGCAAAAAATCAGGTAGAGGCAATGGGTGGCGATATTGTGGTAAAAAGCAAGAAGGATCAAGGAGCCACGTTTACCATCAAGCTATAA
- a CDS encoding lipoprotein signal peptidase codes for MKLYKAILIIVVVLFIDQASKIYIKLNYMLRDSRNPIVDWDKFQLLFYENPGAAWGFELPGDYGKIILTVFRIFAICGIGYWLWKSVKEKSHSILIVCISLIFAGAFGNIIDSVFYGKIFSSSTNSVATFLPENGGYGTWFHGEVVDMLYFPLFDGTWPEWVPSVGGQQFTFFNAVFNVADSAITIGVILLILFSKKAFPDKR; via the coding sequence ATGAAGTTATACAAAGCAATACTCATTATTGTTGTCGTTCTATTTATAGATCAAGCAAGTAAGATTTACATCAAGCTTAATTATATGCTTAGGGATTCCAGAAATCCCATAGTAGATTGGGATAAATTCCAGCTTTTATTCTATGAAAACCCAGGTGCTGCTTGGGGTTTTGAATTGCCAGGAGATTATGGCAAGATTATCTTAACGGTATTTAGAATCTTTGCTATTTGCGGCATAGGATACTGGTTATGGAAAAGTGTTAAGGAAAAAAGTCACTCTATATTAATTGTTTGTATTTCCCTAATTTTTGCTGGAGCATTTGGTAATATAATCGACAGTGTTTTTTACGGGAAAATATTTTCCAGCAGCACCAATAGTGTTGCCACATTCCTACCCGAAAATGGCGGCTACGGAACCTGGTTTCATGGAGAGGTTGTCGATATGTTATATTTCCCATTGTTTGACGGCACATGGCCAGAATGGGTACCTAGTGTTGGTGGACAACAGTTTACCTTTTTCAACGCCGTATTTAATGTGGCAGACAGTGCCATCACAATAGGCGTCATCCTTCTGATTCTTTTTAGCAAGAAAGCTTTCCCTGACAAACGTTAA
- a CDS encoding succinylglutamate desuccinylase/aspartoacylase family protein encodes MKKEIVILDTIIKPGTSHTLNFNMARLYTTTVVDVPVIIHRSKKDGPVVLLTGGVHGDEFNGVEAVRQLISKKVAKPKIGMIIAMPVVNIFGFLNMQREFPDGRDLNRVFPGTKNGSLASRFAYQVTTNILPHVDLIMDFHTGGAQRFNAPQIRVDPSETESLELAKIFHPPFLMHSRNLSKTFRESCGKLGKKYLLFEGGKSQQSDKGITGVAVNGAIRVLNHLGMLSQPDLLVEPNFPTIVIKESSWLRAKYSGLLHPKVSHGKRVEKGEFLAVITDPYGTMRHKVKSPNAGYILNVNHSPLVYQGDAIFHISKDEKQKKPS; translated from the coding sequence ATGAAAAAGGAGATCGTTATTCTGGATACCATCATTAAACCAGGCACCAGTCATACGCTCAATTTTAACATGGCAAGGCTGTACACCACCACAGTAGTGGATGTACCGGTAATTATTCATAGGTCTAAGAAGGATGGACCAGTGGTTCTATTGACCGGTGGCGTGCATGGCGACGAATTCAATGGTGTAGAAGCGGTACGACAATTAATCTCCAAAAAGGTGGCCAAGCCTAAAATAGGAATGATCATCGCGATGCCAGTGGTGAACATATTTGGCTTCCTAAACATGCAACGGGAATTTCCCGACGGTCGTGATTTAAACAGAGTTTTCCCTGGAACTAAGAACGGCTCCCTTGCCAGTAGGTTTGCCTATCAAGTTACTACCAATATTTTGCCTCATGTAGATCTTATTATGGATTTCCATACGGGTGGCGCGCAAAGGTTCAACGCACCTCAAATAAGAGTGGACCCATCAGAGACGGAAAGCCTAGAACTAGCCAAAATTTTTCATCCGCCATTCTTGATGCACAGTAGAAATTTAAGCAAAACCTTCAGGGAAAGTTGTGGTAAGTTGGGTAAGAAGTATCTCTTGTTCGAAGGTGGTAAATCTCAACAAAGCGATAAAGGAATCACAGGAGTCGCGGTGAACGGTGCGATTAGAGTTCTAAATCATCTGGGAATGCTATCACAACCAGATCTATTAGTAGAACCTAATTTTCCAACCATTGTTATAAAGGAGTCTAGCTGGCTCAGGGCAAAATATAGCGGTTTGCTGCATCCTAAGGTAAGTCACGGGAAACGAGTTGAAAAGGGCGAATTTTTGGCGGTTATAACAGATCCTTACGGTACCATGCGTCATAAGGTAAAGTCGCCAAATGCAGGATATATACTCAATGTGAATCACAGCCCACTAGTGTATCAAGGTGATGCTATTTTCCATATAAGCAAGGATGAAAAGCAAAAGAAGCCTTCGTAA